A genomic region of Barnesiella viscericola DSM 18177 contains the following coding sequences:
- the glyA gene encoding serine hydroxymethyltransferase: MKRDNIIFDIIEKENQRQRKGIELIASENFVSEQVMQAMGSCLTNKYAEGYPGKRYYGGCEVVDQSEQVAIDRVKKLFNAEWANVQPHSGAQANMAVFMAVLNPGDKFLGLNLSHGGHLSHGSPVNFSGLMFHPLEYSVREDTGYVDYDMMEEVALRERPKLIIGGASAYSREWDYARMRKIADEIGALLMIDMAHPAGLIAAGLLDNPLKYAHIVTSTTHKTLRGPRGGIILMGKDFDNPWGKKTPKGEIKKMSALLDSAVFPGVQGGPLEHVIAAKAVSFGEALQPEYIDYQTQVKKNAAVMAQAFMDKGYKIISNGTDNHCMLIDLRTKFPELTGKVAEKALVQADITVNKNMVPFDSRSPFQTSGIRVGTPAITTRGAKEDMMLEIVELIDTVLSNPESESVIKAVREKVNGMMKDYPIFAY; this comes from the coding sequence ATGAAAAGAGACAACATCATTTTCGACATTATCGAAAAAGAGAATCAACGACAACGTAAGGGTATCGAATTGATTGCCTCTGAAAACTTTGTCAGCGAACAAGTGATGCAAGCCATGGGCTCCTGCCTCACCAACAAGTATGCCGAGGGTTATCCCGGCAAACGCTACTACGGCGGTTGCGAGGTGGTAGACCAGAGCGAACAGGTGGCCATCGACCGCGTCAAGAAACTGTTCAACGCCGAGTGGGCCAACGTTCAACCGCACTCGGGGGCCCAGGCCAACATGGCCGTATTCATGGCCGTGCTCAACCCGGGCGACAAGTTCCTGGGACTGAACCTCTCGCACGGCGGTCACCTCTCGCACGGGAGCCCCGTCAACTTCTCGGGCCTGATGTTCCACCCGCTCGAATACAGCGTGCGCGAAGATACCGGCTACGTCGACTACGACATGATGGAAGAGGTGGCTCTGCGCGAGCGCCCCAAACTCATCATCGGTGGTGCCTCGGCCTACTCCCGCGAATGGGACTATGCCCGCATGCGTAAGATTGCCGACGAAATCGGCGCCCTCCTGATGATCGACATGGCCCACCCCGCCGGCCTCATCGCCGCCGGTCTGCTCGACAACCCGCTCAAATATGCCCACATCGTCACCTCGACCACCCACAAAACCCTGCGCGGTCCCCGCGGCGGCATCATCTTGATGGGCAAAGACTTTGATAACCCCTGGGGCAAAAAGACGCCCAAAGGCGAAATCAAGAAGATGTCGGCCCTGCTCGACTCGGCCGTATTCCCCGGCGTACAAGGCGGCCCGCTCGAACACGTGATTGCCGCCAAAGCCGTATCGTTCGGCGAGGCCCTGCAACCCGAGTACATCGACTACCAGACTCAGGTGAAGAAGAATGCCGCCGTCATGGCCCAAGCCTTCATGGACAAAGGCTACAAGATTATCTCCAACGGTACCGACAACCACTGCATGCTCATCGACCTGCGCACGAAGTTCCCCGAACTCACCGGCAAGGTGGCCGAGAAAGCTCTGGTACAGGCCGACATCACGGTCAACAAAAACATGGTACCGTTCGACAGCCGTTCGCCCTTCCAGACCTCGGGTATCCGCGTAGGTACACCGGCCATCACGACCCGCGGCGCCAAAGAGGATATGATGCTCGAGATTGTCGAACTCATCGACACCGTGCTCTCCAACCCCGAAAGCGAATCGGTTATCAAGGCCGTGCGCGAGAAGGTCAACGGCATGATGAAGGACTATCCCATCTTCGCCTATTAA
- a CDS encoding carboxypeptidase regulatory-like domain-containing protein: MTIEELNAYPVSGRVVSADNQPLADVTVLLKEGEHEYTAQTAADGTFGWNLVLSSANPYSLTLTKEWYKSLEQEVMVAADAVTLGDIKVDYLVYAPSAVRVVAEGTDGAKVSWQTADVKSELRKDDGKLSANLGINNAVQNTVIGTIYREPMQLTSVKWFLTSAGGPHYAVNVFVFDLDENGEPTNKLLKSVDLTTTTDEQWSSCTFDEPVNAPNGCLVALGYYGYLGIGLDSGSDLVYPFAEHTHVFSGDYTSGDFDYIEDSDYRKKLMIRAEGYRLADNDGSYYAHEQGSFPDFCTYKVWRYKLGQETDEDSWTLLNTEAVSDTTFTDNLSSLDGGVYGYAVSTVYPDGTESERVASPFLTYNMTTRIVVPVITNSKNGSAEGATVSIRGTQFGKTATATVSVEGQAVFEEVFKDRYEGTISLAGYEPLSFSGDFSTENQYETPTYELKEIIVPPFNLTVESTDEPTSVLFTWNTSGTLFDDFESYDDFELEASGEIGWSYWDLDRQETYGFQGADFPGMGGEMAFIVFNPSATTPSVASLESLQAHSGSKYLASFAADAQNNDWILSPELNYAHDFSLSFFARSYMAAANYPDYFSVGYTEEVDPEPTDFVWLAEQVGPPSQWTEYSYTIPATAKHIAIRNVSTYEGFVLMIDDIYIGSLPRMKANTRSERGVAAAPDVEYEVYLDGAKVATTTANSYLFENLSEGEHEAGVKAVYNSGESEMVTIKFGGESEIESVQAAGNLAIYPNPARTVVHVEGDYARLVVSSINGVRVLESSCESTLDVSNLDAGVYVVMAYDEDNRLVGHTKLAIVRWREPLPGRLSRGVKI, translated from the coding sequence GTGACCATCGAGGAGCTCAACGCCTATCCCGTATCGGGCCGTGTTGTATCGGCCGACAATCAACCGCTTGCCGATGTGACGGTTCTCCTCAAAGAGGGTGAGCACGAGTACACCGCACAAACGGCTGCCGACGGTACCTTCGGTTGGAACCTGGTGCTCTCGTCGGCCAATCCGTATAGCTTGACCCTCACCAAAGAGTGGTACAAATCGCTCGAACAAGAGGTGATGGTTGCAGCCGATGCTGTGACGCTGGGCGACATCAAGGTCGATTACCTGGTATATGCTCCTTCGGCTGTGCGTGTCGTTGCCGAGGGAACCGACGGGGCCAAGGTGAGCTGGCAGACGGCCGATGTGAAATCGGAGTTGCGCAAGGACGACGGCAAGCTGTCGGCCAACCTGGGTATAAATAATGCCGTACAAAACACGGTAATCGGTACCATCTATCGCGAGCCCATGCAACTCACTTCGGTGAAATGGTTCCTCACTTCGGCCGGCGGGCCGCACTATGCCGTCAATGTGTTCGTCTTCGATTTGGACGAGAACGGCGAGCCGACCAATAAACTCTTGAAGAGTGTCGACCTCACCACCACGACCGATGAGCAATGGTCGTCTTGCACATTCGACGAACCGGTGAATGCTCCCAACGGCTGTCTCGTAGCCTTGGGCTACTACGGCTACCTGGGTATCGGTCTGGACAGTGGCAGCGATTTGGTTTATCCCTTTGCCGAACACACCCATGTGTTCAGTGGCGATTATACCAGTGGCGATTTCGATTATATCGAGGACAGCGATTACAGAAAGAAGCTGATGATTCGGGCCGAAGGATATCGCCTGGCCGATAACGACGGAAGCTACTATGCTCACGAGCAGGGCAGCTTCCCCGATTTCTGCACCTACAAGGTATGGCGCTATAAACTGGGTCAGGAGACCGATGAGGATTCGTGGACTCTGTTGAATACCGAGGCTGTGTCGGATACCACCTTTACCGACAATTTGAGCAGCCTCGACGGTGGTGTGTATGGTTATGCCGTCAGCACGGTGTACCCCGACGGTACGGAGTCGGAGCGGGTTGCCTCTCCTTTCCTCACCTACAACATGACTACCCGTATCGTTGTCCCGGTAATTACCAACAGCAAGAACGGCAGTGCCGAGGGGGCTACGGTGAGCATACGGGGTACCCAGTTCGGAAAGACGGCTACGGCTACTGTTTCGGTCGAAGGACAGGCTGTATTCGAAGAGGTATTCAAAGACCGCTATGAGGGTACCATTTCGCTGGCCGGATATGAACCGCTTTCGTTTAGCGGCGATTTCTCGACCGAAAATCAATACGAGACCCCGACCTATGAATTGAAAGAGATTATCGTGCCCCCCTTCAACCTGACGGTTGAGTCGACCGACGAACCTACCTCGGTTCTGTTTACCTGGAACACCTCGGGCACACTCTTCGATGACTTTGAGTCGTACGACGACTTCGAGTTGGAGGCTTCGGGTGAGATAGGTTGGAGTTATTGGGACCTTGACCGGCAGGAGACCTATGGATTCCAAGGTGCCGATTTCCCGGGCATGGGCGGTGAAATGGCATTTATCGTATTCAATCCTTCGGCTACAACGCCGTCGGTGGCCAGTCTGGAATCGCTGCAAGCACACAGCGGATCCAAATACCTGGCCAGCTTTGCCGCCGATGCGCAAAACAACGACTGGATTTTGTCGCCCGAACTGAATTATGCACATGATTTCAGCCTGAGCTTCTTTGCTCGCTCTTACATGGCCGCAGCTAACTATCCCGACTATTTCAGCGTAGGATATACCGAAGAGGTAGATCCCGAACCGACCGACTTTGTGTGGTTGGCCGAACAGGTAGGTCCCCCCTCGCAGTGGACCGAGTATTCCTATACGATTCCGGCTACGGCCAAGCACATTGCCATTCGCAACGTGTCGACGTATGAGGGTTTTGTGTTGATGATCGACGATATCTATATCGGCAGTCTGCCTCGCATGAAGGCCAACACTCGGAGTGAGCGTGGTGTAGCCGCTGCTCCCGATGTCGAATATGAGGTTTATCTCGACGGAGCGAAGGTGGCTACGACCACGGCCAACAGCTATCTGTTCGAGAATCTTTCGGAAGGTGAGCACGAGGCCGGTGTCAAAGCCGTGTACAACTCGGGTGAATCGGAGATGGTAACCATCAAGTTCGGTGGTGAATCGGAAATCGAATCGGTACAGGCCGCAGGTAATCTTGCGATTTATCCCAATCCGGCTCGGACGGTTGTGCATGTAGAGGGCGATTATGCCCGTCTCGTGGTTTCGTCGATAAACGGAGTTCGCGTGTTGGAGTCGTCCTGTGAGTCGACACTCGATGTCTCGAACCTCGATGCCGGTGTATATGTGGTTATGGCTTACGATGAGGATAACCGCCTGGTAGGTCATACCAAACTGGCGATTGTACGATGGAGAGAACCGCTACCGGGACGGTTGTCCCGGGGTGTAAAAATATAA
- a CDS encoding porin family protein — MKRLVPAICIALSFALATQAQVKELNVSKRFNWGIRLGVNAPLVDIRHMSLDGTPVDESDSESSLGLTGSFIGRYNIKRHYIQLEVGMHQSHTRLYNPDHGLDKINTSAYAVDVPVLYGYNITKHGPFLMNLFAGPRVSYICNETSRINTSGNVSRNLVYNDKPNSFSFYAVGGLSTTIGHLYIDFRYAYCIRNSKDQSFNIGLDNTTGQVKLSRAINELSISIGYLW; from the coding sequence ATGAAGAGACTGGTCCCGGCTATCTGCATCGCCCTGTCGTTTGCCCTCGCCACGCAAGCCCAAGTCAAGGAACTGAACGTGAGCAAGCGGTTCAACTGGGGTATCAGACTCGGCGTGAATGCTCCGCTGGTCGACATACGTCACATGTCGCTCGACGGCACCCCTGTCGACGAGTCCGACTCAGAGTCAAGTTTGGGACTCACAGGTTCCTTCATTGGCCGGTACAACATCAAGCGCCACTACATACAGTTGGAGGTAGGCATGCACCAGTCGCACACGCGGCTCTACAACCCCGACCACGGGCTGGACAAGATCAACACCTCGGCCTACGCCGTCGATGTTCCCGTGCTCTACGGCTACAACATCACCAAGCACGGGCCTTTCCTGATGAACCTCTTTGCCGGGCCCCGCGTCTCCTACATCTGCAACGAGACCAGCCGCATCAACACCTCGGGCAACGTGTCGCGCAACCTGGTCTACAACGACAAGCCCAACAGCTTCTCGTTCTATGCCGTGGGCGGATTGAGCACCACCATCGGACACCTCTACATCGACTTCCGGTATGCCTACTGCATACGCAACTCGAAAGACCAGTCGTTCAACATCGGGCTCGACAACACCACGGGACAGGTAAAACTCTCCCGAGCCATCAACGAGTTGAGCATCTCAATAGGATATTTATGGTAA
- a CDS encoding SGNH/GDSL hydrolase family protein, with protein sequence MKTSAKFFVSALLLAGAFVPECAAQDWPNLNCYREANATLMEARQSDPDDARIDWVVFMGDSGTQGWTEKDPEFFTSNHFIGRGINGQTTPQMLLRFRQDVIDLSPKAVVILGGANDVAGNTGPSSLKMIMDNIKSMVELARANGIKVVLCSVLPSNHFYWIPELKPADTLIELNRQIKAYADANHIPYADYHSALVDDQKGLNEAYRIDTAHPSLEGYKLIEPLVLQAIKEALAQ encoded by the coding sequence ATGAAAACAAGTGCCAAGTTTTTCGTATCGGCCCTGCTGCTGGCCGGAGCCTTCGTGCCCGAATGTGCAGCCCAGGACTGGCCCAACCTGAACTGCTACCGCGAAGCCAACGCCACCCTCATGGAGGCTCGCCAGAGCGACCCCGACGACGCCCGCATCGATTGGGTGGTCTTTATGGGCGACTCGGGAACGCAGGGGTGGACCGAGAAGGATCCCGAATTTTTCACCTCCAACCACTTCATCGGCCGGGGTATCAACGGGCAGACCACCCCGCAGATGCTGCTGCGGTTCCGCCAAGATGTAATCGACCTCTCGCCCAAGGCGGTGGTGATTCTGGGCGGCGCCAACGACGTGGCCGGCAACACCGGGCCGTCGAGCCTAAAAATGATTATGGACAATATCAAGTCGATGGTAGAGCTGGCTCGGGCCAACGGCATCAAAGTGGTGCTCTGCTCGGTGCTCCCCTCCAACCACTTCTACTGGATACCCGAACTTAAACCGGCCGACACCCTCATCGAACTGAACCGGCAGATCAAGGCCTATGCCGATGCCAACCACATTCCCTATGCCGACTATCACTCGGCACTGGTCGACGACCAGAAGGGTCTGAACGAAGCCTACCGCATCGACACGGCCCACCCCTCGCTCGAAGGCTACAAGCTCATTGAGCCACTGGTTCTCCAAGCCATCAAAGAGGCTTTGGCTCAATAA